From Vitis vinifera cultivar Pinot Noir 40024 chromosome 3, ASM3070453v1, the proteins below share one genomic window:
- the LOC100250374 gene encoding probable amidase At4g34880: MSIHSHIFTLFLLLLALLLSASIPITGHEFSIKEATVHDFRMAFQQNKLTSRKLVRFYLGEIHKLNPILRGVIEVNPDALLQADKADKEKKAKSLRSLEGLHGIPILLKDNIATKDKMNTTAGSFALLKSVVPRDAGVVRKLRKAGAIILGKASLSEWTGLRFVFPYGWCARTGQGRNPYVLSATPCGSSSGSAISVAANLAAVSLGTETMGSILCPSHFNSVVGIKPTVGLTSRAGVVPISPRQDTVGPICRTVSDAVEVLDVIVGFDKRDKATRTASKYIPRGGYKQFLNANGLKGKRLGIVRNPPYMFENVSVQPQVFEHHFHTLRQGGAVLVDHLKIANIDVFFGSTGVEALEAELKISLNAYLKELVASPVRTLADVIAFNNKFSHLEKVKEYGQDLFLQAQATKGINKKTLLKLARFSRNGFEKLMKKHKLDAMVAPTADIIHVLAIGGFPGIDVPAGYDGKGVPFGICFGGLKGSEPKLIEIAYSFEQATKIRKPPSFKP; encoded by the exons ATGTCCATCCATTCCCATATCTTCACACTATTTCTCCTTCTTCTTGCCTTACTACTATCTGCATCCATACCCATCACAGGCCATGAATTCTCAATCAAAGAAGCAACTGTCCACGACTTTCGCATGGCTTTCCAACAAAACAAACTCACCTCACGGAAGCTTGTTAGGTTCTACCTGGGTGAAATTCACAAACTCAACCCAATTCTTCGTGGGGTGATAGAGGTGAACCCAGATGCACTCCTCCAAGCAGATAAGGCTGACAAAGAGAAGAAGGCTAAGTCACTTCGGTCGCTGGAGGGGCTGCATGGCATTCCTATTCTGCTTAAGGATAATATTGCAACCAAGGACAAGATGAACACAACAGCTGGGTCATTTGCACTGCTTAAATCGGTGGTGCCAAGGGATGCAGGCGTGGTGAGGAAGTTGAGGAAGGCTGGGGCTATCATACTGGGAAAGGCTAGCCTGAGTGAGTGGACTGGTTTGcgctttgtttttccttatggCTGGTGTGCCAGAACTGGCCAAGGTCGG AACCCTTATGTTCTGTCAGCAACTCCTTGTGGGTCAAGTAGTGGATCAGCTATATCAGTAGCAGCAAATTTAGCAGCAGTTTCATTAGGGACGGAAACTATGGGATCCATCTTATGTCCATCCCATTTTAATTCAGTAGTGGGCATCAAACCAACAGTAGGTCTCACCAGCCGAGCTGGGGTGGTTCCAATCTCTCCCAGGCAGGACACTGTTGG GCCCATCTGCAGGACAGTCTCCGACGCTGTAGAGGTACTGGATGTCATTGTAGGTTTTGACAAGAGGGATAAAGCAACCAGGACAGCATCCAAGTACATACCAAGGGGTGGCTACAAGCAATTTCTCAATGCAAATGGGCTCAAGGGGAAGAGATTAGGAATAGTGAGGAATCCTCCCTATATGTTTGAGAATGTCTCTGTCCAGCCTCAAGTTTTTGAGCATCATTTCCACACACTAAG GCAAGGAGGTGCGGTTTTGGTAGACCACCTGAAAATAGCAAACATCGATGTTTTCTTTGGCTCCACCGGAGTAGAAGCACTAGAGGCTGAGTTAAAAATATCCTTGAATGCTTACCTGAAAGAGCTGGTAGCATCCCCAGTAAGAACTTTGGCTGATGTGATAGCCTTCAACAACAAATTCTCACATTTA GAAAAGGTCAAGGAGTATGGACAAGATCTGTTTCTGCAAGCCCAAGCCACAAAAGGAATAAACAAGAAAACTTTGTTAAAATTAGCAAGATTTTCAAGGAATGGATTCGAGAAGTTGATGAAGAAGCATAAGCTGGACGCAATGGTAGCTCCTACTGCAGATATTATTCATGTTCTCGCCATTGGAGGATTCCCAGGAATTGATGTTCCAGCTGGATATGATGGAAAAGGAGTACCATTTGGCATTTGTTTTGGGGGCCTAAAGGGCTCTGAGCCAAAGCTGATCGAGATTGCATATAGCTTCGAGCAGGCAACTAAGATTAGGAAGCCACCTTCATTTAAACCTTGA
- the LOC100252118 gene encoding probable amidase At4g34880 — MSIHSHVSTLFLLPLVLLQSGSIAITGHAFSIEEATVHDFHMAFEQNKLTSRQLVEFYLGKIHKLNPILRGVIEVNPDALLQADKADRERKAKLPGSLLGLHGIPILLKDNIATKDKMNTTAGSFALLKSVVPRDAGVVRKLRKAGAIILGKASLSEWAYFRATVIPSGWCARTGQGKNPYVLSATPCGSSSGSAISVAANLAAVSLGTETDGSILCPSHVNSVVGIKPTLGLTSRAGVVPISPRQDTVGPICRTVSDAVEVLDVIVGFDYRDEATRTSSKYIPQGGYKQFLNANGLKGKRLGIVRNPFYMFENGSVLPQVFEHHFHTLRQGGAILVDHLEIANIDVIYGSSGEGAALEAEFKISLNAYLKELVASPVRTLADVIAFNNKFSHLEKIKEYGQDTFLQAEATNGINKKTLLKLARLSRNGFEKLMKEHKLDALVTPGSNVSPVLAIGGFPGISVPAGYDSKGVPFGICFGGLKGSEPKLIEIAYSFEQATKIRKPPSFKP; from the exons ATGTCCATCCATTCCCATGTCTCCACACTATTTCTCCTTCCTCTAGTCTTACTACAGTCTGGATCCATTGCCATCACAGGCCATGCATTTTCAATCGAAGAAGCAACTGTCCATGACTTCCATATGGCTTTCGAACAAAACAAACTCACCTCAAGGCAGCTGGTTGAGTTCTACCTGGGCAAGATTCACAAACTCAACCCAATTCTTCGTGGGGTAATAGAGGTGAACCCAGATGCACTCCTCCAAGCTGATAAGGCCGACAGGGAGAGGAAGGCTAAGTTACCTGGGTCGCTGCTGGGGCTGCACGGCATTCCTATTCTGCTTAAGGATAATATTGCAACCAAGGACAAGATGAACACAACAGCAGGATCATTTGCATTGCTTAAATCAGTGGTGCCAAGGGATGCAGGCGTGGTGAGGAAGTTGAGGAAGGCTGGAGCTATCATACTGGGAAAGGCTAGCCTCAGCGAGTGGGCTTATTTTCGTGCTACTGTTATTCCTTCGGGCTGGTGTGCTAGAACTGGCCAAGGTAAG AACCCTTATGTTCTATCAGCAACTCCCTGTGGCTCAAGTAGTGGATCAGCTATATCAGTAGCAGCAAATTTAGCGGCAGTGTCTCTAGGGACGGAGACTGATGGATCCATCTTATGTCCATCCCACGTTAATTCAGTAGTGGGCATCAAACCAACACTTGGTCTCACCAGCCGAGCTGGCGTGGTTCCAATCTCTCCTAGGCAGGACACTGTTGG GCCCATCTGCAGGACAGTCTCCGATGCTGTAGAGGTACTGGATGTCATTGTTGGTTTTGACTACAGGGATGAAGCAACCAGGACATCATCCAAGTACATACCACAAGGTGGCTATAAGCAATTTCTCAATGCAAATGGACTCAAGGGGAAGAGATTGGGGATAGTGAGGAATCCCTTCTATATGTTTGAGAATGGCTCTGTCCTGCCTCAAGTTTTTGAGCATCATTTCCACACACTAAG GCAAGGAGGTGCTATTTTGGTAGACCACCTGGAAATAGCCAACATTGATGTTATCTATGGCTCCTCCGGAGAAGGTGCAGCATTAGAGGCTGAGTTCAAAATATCCTTGAATGCTTACCTGAAAGAGCTGGTAGCATCCCCAGTAAGAACTTTGGCTGATGTGATAGCCTTCAACAACAAATTCTCACATTTG GAAAAGATCAAGGAGTATGGACAAGATACCTTTCTGCAGGCCGAAGCCACAAATGGGATAAACAAGAAAACTTTGTTAAAATTAGCAAGATTGTCACGAAATGGATTTGAGAAGTTGATGAAGGAGCATAAGCTGGATGCATTGGTGACTCCTGGTTCAAATGTGAGTCCTGTTCTTGCTATTGGAGGATTCCCTGGAATTTCTGTTCCAGCTGGATATGATAGCAAAGGAGTACCATTTGGCATTTGTTTTGGGGGCCTAAAGGGCTCTGAGCCAAAGCTAATCGAGATTGCATATAGCTTCGAGCAAGCAACTAAGATTAGGAAGCCACCTTCATTTAAACCTTGA
- the LOC100265841 gene encoding probable amidase At4g34880, producing the protein MQNPYVPSGDPCESNSGSAISVAANMVAVSLGTETDGSIICPADVNSVVGFKPTIGLTSRVGVIPISPRQDSVGPICWSVLDAVYVLDAIVGFDPRDGEATKEASKFIPVGGYKQFLNKDGIAGKRLGVVRNPFSGFYNRSTAISAFEAHLTVLRQRGAILVDNLEIENVDIILNPYESGESTALLAEFKLNINEYLKELTHSPVRSLAGIIAFNLNNSDLEKTDEYGQEVFIAAEMTNGIGKQERMAMEMMANLSQDGFEKLMMENKLDATVALGSGMATVLAIGGYPGVSVPAGYDGDGMPFGICFGGLKGMEPKLIEVAYGFEQATKIRRPPTSPNNLLCPNEPL; encoded by the exons ATGCAGAATCCATATGTACCATCGGGAGATCCATGCGAGTCAAACAGCGGATCTGCAATATCTGTAGCGGCCAACATGGTGGCTGTCTCGCTTGGGACTGAGACTGATGGTTCCATCATCTGCCCAGCCGATGTGAACTCCGTTGTTGGGTTTAAACCCACTATTGGACTCACCAGTCGGGTAg GTGTCATCCCAATTTCACCCCGACAAGACAGTGTCGG ACCTATATGCTGGAGTGTGCTGGACGCAGTTTATGTGCTTGATGCTATAGTGGGTTTTGATCCTAGAGACGGTGAGGCAACAAAAGAAGCATCCAAGTTCATACCTGTTGGTGGCTACAAACAATTTCTCAACAAAGATGGGATTGCAGGAAAGAGATTGGGTGTTGTGAGGAATCCATTTTCTGGATTTTACAACCGATCCACAGCTATTTCAGCCTTTGAAGCTCATCTCACCGTATTAAG GCAAAGAGGTGCAATTTTAGTGGACAATTTGGAAATAGAAAATGTTGATATCATATTGAACccctatgaaagtggtgaatcAACGGCCTTGTTGGCTGAGTTCAAGCTCAACATAAATGAATACCTGAAAGAGCTCACCCATTCTCCAGTGAGGTCCCTAGCAGGCATAATTGCCTTCAACTTGAACAACTCCGATCTG GAAAAGACTGATGAATATGGCCAGGAAGTCTTTATCGCAGCAGAGATGACAAATGGGATTGGGAAGCAAGAGAGGATGGCAATGGAAATGATGGCAAATCTGTCTCAGGATGGGTTTGAGAAACTGATGATGGAGAATAAGCTTGATGCAACGGTGGCACTGGGTTCAGGCATGGCCACTGTACTGGCCATTGGAGGTTACCCCGGAGTTAGTGTTCCAGCTGGGTATGATGGAGATGGAATGCCCTTTGGCATATGTTTTGGAGGACTGAAGGGGATGGAGCCAAAGCTTATTGAAGTTGCTTACGGATTTGAACAAGCCACAAAGATTCGGAGACCTCCTACTTCCCCTAATAACTTATTGTGTCCTAATGAGCCATTGTAA
- the LOC100245248 gene encoding probable amidase At4g34880 codes for MSTHSHFLILLLALLSLGSYTIRGQGHGFYIKEASVDDLHTAFLQNKLTSRQLVEFYLGEIFRLSPLLHGVIEVNPDALYQADKADRERKAKSPVSRSVLHGIPILLKDNIGTKDKLNTTAGSFALLKSVVPRDAGVVMKLRKAGAIILGKASLSEWANFRSLNAPPGWSARGGQGLNPYVLSATPCGSSSGSAISVAANLVAVSLGTETDGSILCPASFNSVVGIKPTVGLTSRAGVVPVSPRQDTIGPICRTVLDAVQVLDAIVGFDYNDAEATREASKYIPYGGYKQFLKPYGLKGKRLGIVRNPFFTTGSGAALTQAFEHHFYTLRQEGAVLVDDLEIANINVILNATSSGEATALLAEFKLSLNSYLKDLVASPVRSLADVIAFNQKFSDLEMIKEFGQDIFLAAQATNGIGDVEKKALSNLARLTRDGFEKLMIENKLDALVTPGSDVAPVLAIGGFPGISVPAGYDYKGVPFGICFGGLKGSEPKLIEIAYGFEQATKIRKPPSFKP; via the exons ATGTCTACCCATTCCCATTTCTTGATACTTCTGCTAGCTTTGCTGTCTCTTGGATCGTACACCATCAGAGGCCAAGGCCATGGATTCTATATAAAAGAAGCAAGTGTGGATGATCTTCACACTGCTTTCCTTCAAAACAAGCTCACCTCAAGACAACTGGTTGAGTTTTACCTTGGCGAGATCTTTAGACTGAGTCCACTTCTTCATGGGGTAATAGAGGTGAACCCGGATGCTCTCTACCAAGCTGATAAGGCAGACAGGGAGCGGAAGGCTAAGTCCCCTGTGTCGCGGTCTGTTCTTCATGGTATTCCTATTTTGCTCAAGGATAACATTGGAACCAAGGATAAGCTAAACACGACTGCAGGGTCATTTGCACTGCTAAAATCAGTGGTACCTCGAGATGCAGGTGTGGTGATGAAGTTGAGGAAGGCTGGGGCTATCATACTGGGAAAGGCTAGCCTGAGTGAGTGGGCTAATTTTCGGTCCCTAAATGCACCACCTGGTTGGAGTGCCAGAGGTGGCCAAGGCCTG AACCCTTATGTTCTATCAGCAACGCCTTGTGGCTCTAGCAGTGGTTCAGCTATATCAGTAGCAGCAAATTTGGTAGCAGTGTCACTGGGGACCGAAACCGATGGTTCCATCCTATGTCCAGCCAGTTTTAATTCAGTAGTGGGCATCAAACCAACCGTTGGTCTTACTAGCCGAGCTGGGGTTGTTCCCGTCTCTCCTAGACAGGACACCATTGG GCCTATCTGTAGGACAGTGTTGGATGCGGTTCAGGTACTGGATGCCATTGTAGGTTTCGACTACAACGATGCTGAAGCAACCAGAGAAGCATCAAAGTACATACCATATGGTGGGTATAAGCAATTTCTCAAGCCATATGGGCTCAAAGGGAAGAGACTGGGAATAGTGAGGAATCCTTTCTTCACTACTGGCAGTGGAGCTGCCCTTACTCAAGCTTTTGAGCACCATTTCTACACATTAAG GCAAGAAGGAGCAGTTTTGGTAGATGATTTGGAAATAGCCAATATCAATGTTATCTTAAATGCCACTTCAAGTGGAGAAGCAACAGCATTGCTGGCTGAGTTCAAGCTATCATTGAATTCCTATCTAAAAGATCTGGTGGCATCTCCAGTCCGATCTCTGGCAGATGTCATAGCCTTCAACCAGAAATTCTCAGATTTG GAAATGATCAAGGAGTTTGGACAAGACATCTTTCTGGCAGCCCAGGCCACAAATGGAATTGGTGACGTAGAGAAGAAAGCTTTGTCGAATTTAGCAAGACTGACTAGGGATGGATTCGAGAAATTGATGATAGAGAATAAGCTAGATGCATTGGTGACTCCTGGTTCAGATGTTGCTCCAGTTCTTGCCATAGGGGGGTTCCCAGGAATTAGTGTccctgctggatatgattacaAAGGGGTGCCCTTTGGCATTTGTTTTGGGGGCCTAAAGGGCTCAGAGCCAAAGCTGATCGAGATCGCATATGGCTTTGAGCAAGCTACTAAGATTAGGAAGCCTCCTTCATTTAAACCTTGA
- the LOC100260628 gene encoding probable amidase At4g34880 translates to MDTMVMAMAFKMLSLLLLCGFFFSNSFVIEEANIQDIQWAFSQNKLTSRQLVDFYLHQIEALNPELRSVIEVNPDAREQADKADAEIKSKKELGELHGIPVLLKDSINTKDKLNTTAGSYALLGAEVSGDAAVVERLRKAGAVILGKASMSEWYQFRSLKTRNGWCPRSGQGVNPYVASGEPCGSSSGSAVSVAANMVAVSLGTETDGSIICPADVNSVVGFKPTVGLTSRTGVIPISPRQDSVGPICRSVLDAVYVLDAIVGFDPRDGEATKEASKFIPVGGYKQFLNKDGIAGKRLGVVRNPFSGFYNRSTAISAFEAHLTVLRQRGAILVDNLEIENVDIILNPYESGESTALLAEFKLNINEYLKELTHSPVRSLAGIIAFNLNNSDLEKTDENGQEVFIAAEMTNGIGKQERMAMEMMANLSRDGFEKLMMENELDATVTLGSGMATVLAIGGYPGVSVPAGYDGDGMPFGICFGGLKGMEPKLIEVAYGFEQATKIRRPPASPKNLLCPYEPL, encoded by the exons ATGGACACAATGGTAATGGCAATGGCGTTTAAGATGCTTTCTCTTTTGCTCCTCTGCGGATTCTTCTTTTCCAACTCCTTTGTCATCGAAGAAGCCAACATCCAGGACATCCAATGGGCATTCTCTCAAAACAAGCTCACCTCCAGACAGCTCGTTGACTTCTACCTGCACCAGATCGAGGCCCTGAATCCGGAGCTTCGCAGCGTGATAGAGGTGAACCCAGATGCACGAGAGCAAGCGGACAAGGCCGATGCAGAAATTAAAAGCAAGAAGGAGTTGGGGGAGTTGCATGGCATACCAGTGTTGCTGAAGGACAGTATAAATACTAAAGATAAATTGAATACAACTGCTGGGTCATATGCATTGTTGGGGGCGGAGGTGAGTGGAGATGCGGCGGTGGTGGAGAGGCTGAGGAAGGCGGGGGCGGTGATACTGGGAAAGGCTAGTATGAGTGAGTGGTATCAGTTTCGTTCTTTGAAAACTCGAAACGGCTGGTGTCCAAGGAGTGGACAGGGTGTG AATCCATATGTAGCATCGGGAGAGCCATGCGGGTCAAGCAGCGGATCTGCAGTATCTGTAGCGGCCAACATGGTGGCTGTCTCGCTTGGGACGGAGACTGATGGTTCCATCATCTGCCCAGCTGATGTGAACTCCGTTGTTGGGTTTAAACCCACTGTTGGACTCACCAGTCGGACAGGTGTCATCCCAATTTCACCCCGACAAGACAGTGTCGG ACCTATATGCAGGAGTGTGTTGGACGCAGTTTATGTGCTTGATGCTATAGTGGGTTTTGATCCTAGAGACGGTGAGGCAACAAAAGAAGCATCCAAGTTCATACCTGTTGGTGGCTACAAACAATTTCTCAACAAAGATGGGATTGCAGGAAAGAGATTGGGTGTTGTGAGGAATCCATTTTCTGGATTTTACAACCGATCCACAGCTATTTCAGCCTTTGAGGCTCATCTCACCGTATTAAG GCAAAGAGGTGCAATTTTAGTGGACAATTTGGAAATAGAAAATGTTGATATCATATTGAACccctatgaaagtggtgaatcAACGGCCTTGTTGGCTGAGTTCAAGCTCAACATAAATGAATACCTGAAAGAGCTCACCCATTCTCCAGTGAGGTCCCTAGCAGGCATAATTGCCTTCAACTTGAACAACTCTGATCTG GAAAAGACTGATGAAAATGGCCAGGAAGTCTTTATCGCAGCAGAGATGACAAATGGGATTGGGAAGCAAGAGAGGATGGCAATGGAGATGATGGCAAATCTGTCTCGTGATGGGTTTGAGAAGCTGATGATGGAGAATGAGCTCGATGCAACGGTGACACTGGGTTCAGGCATGGCCACTGTACTGGCCATTGGAGGTTACCCCGGAGTTAGTGTTCCAGCTGGGTATGATGGAGATGGAATGCCCTTTGGCATATGTTTTGGAGGACTGAAGGGGATGGAGCCAAAGCTTATTGAAGTTGCTTACGGATTTGAACAAGCCACAAAGATTCGGAGACCTCCCGCTTCCCCTAAGAACTTATTGTGTCCTTATGAGCCATTGTAA